One Brachyspira suanatina DNA segment encodes these proteins:
- a CDS encoding YaaR family protein — MRVQERRNREMNLNSLLMTSQDASMKMAVSSSPFAAMLEEEKEIKRYSYELDELKRQIYDAGNMLEKSANMKDFQKFRDLIRSLTDKLVKDAYRIRIVSSYMRRGREYQVVSKINEELDSLYRLIMSEQKNHIAIANKVMRLKGLVLDLMS; from the coding sequence ATGAGAGTTCAGGAAAGAAGAAATAGAGAAATGAATTTAAACAGTCTATTAATGACATCGCAAGATGCTTCTATGAAAATGGCTGTATCATCTTCTCCATTTGCTGCAATGCTCGAAGAAGAAAAGGAAATTAAAAGGTATTCTTATGAATTGGATGAATTAAAAAGACAAATATACGATGCTGGAAATATGCTTGAAAAAAGTGCTAATATGAAAGACTTTCAAAAATTTAGAGATTTAATAAGATCATTAACAGATAAATTAGTAAAAGATGCTTATAGAATAAGAATAGTATCTTCATATATGAGAAGAGGCCGTGAATATCAAGTAGTTTCAAAGATAAATGAAGAACTCGATTCATTATATAGATTAATAATGTCAGAACAAAAGAATCATATAGCTATTGCAAATAAAGTTATGAGACTTAAAGGTTTAGTATTAGATTTAATGTCATGA
- the tsaB gene encoding tRNA (adenosine(37)-N6)-threonylcarbamoyltransferase complex dimerization subunit type 1 TsaB, translated as MNILAFDTVSSSFSIALQKDNDSIIEYNKEDVRNHNEEILPVLNNFLKENDISLDKIDYIVLGIGPGSFTALRIAFATVKTICYAKNIPIIGISSLETLYENIKYYDGIKASMIDARKGSIYADIYSGNNKIRENLDLTYGEFINIINSIENNDKTLTLCGDGFYKNQDYFKEKLKNYKINDIDKSFNIIKACNSIKLSIPRIKSNNFDNIFNLLPLYLRNSEAENKKNE; from the coding sequence ATGAATATATTAGCATTTGATACAGTATCCAGCAGTTTTTCTATAGCCTTGCAAAAAGATAATGATTCTATCATTGAATATAATAAAGAAGATGTAAGAAATCATAATGAGGAAATACTTCCCGTCTTAAATAACTTTCTAAAAGAAAATGATATTTCACTTGATAAAATAGATTATATAGTATTGGGAATTGGCCCAGGATCTTTTACTGCATTAAGAATAGCATTTGCCACAGTAAAAACAATTTGCTATGCTAAAAATATACCCATTATAGGTATTTCAAGTTTAGAAACATTGTATGAAAATATCAAATATTATGATGGAATAAAAGCAAGTATGATAGATGCTAGGAAAGGAAGTATTTATGCTGATATATATTCCGGAAATAATAAAATAAGAGAAAATTTAGATTTAACCTATGGAGAGTTTATAAATATCATTAATTCTATAGAAAATAATGATAAAACACTTACTCTATGCGGAGATGGATTTTATAAGAATCAAGATTATTTCAAAGAAAAATTAAAAAACTATAAAATAAATGACATAGATAAATCATTTAATATAATAAAAGCCTGCAATAGTATAAAACTGTCGATACCAAGGATAAAATCAAATAATTTTGATAATATTTTCAATTTATTGCCTCTTTATTTGAGAAATAGCGAAGCTGAAAATAAAAAAAATGAATGA